A window of Brettanomyces nanus chromosome 2, complete sequence contains these coding sequences:
- a CDS encoding uncharacterized protein (BUSCO:EOG0934056C) has translation MANTRLSTTAINDAANRTSSSFVYPDFRIWKHTACDDTRMRNHLQKGYFETPIVTNECHSGRQVIIQLLHKADNITKSIDRSSLNNSVLAEKIVHAKMSTLSDAMIRTLRERRNINKIRGKSTYKPPPRVTLTEHKRDMWLKNLANSAIPLRQLSKAIPHGLRNKSLFEQCFNHNIPIARAIWLIKCVSSNEQRQLKRKAGKGNFFGAITLTNRWIVEWTDQVCSYLEQIYLSCFTPKFKDSWNQRFDYALRLSTNLYLQELLNQETFLAWMVNYMGRITSKKELSIQDFRTLSLHYHIIRLFWFKLLKIDYLAKELGENMLLIVAKLYELPRNDKYDELVIKMSSQFQYLIKYLFYYNSDNFIIPNNWYYLRSHLKRLLDMNIGCVTEQFKLITYRNESLMIDETDRKRNQSSNSYCYNKASQIVYKLDNYGSSELNLRDLCQSIFTDTSGDWKGLLSMALHWAITIDREIYTDYQRISLTCSILQIRLYEASQLKPKRFKQAKLELEVEITEFVYEMANTLNYSTSTELPACSYSLANFLVLVNRLFQMDLFVVSSYLRRLIASGVIYLSEPDKSCYIHLLILHSLPAFKDSNVSNILKRLSDTTNIKVPSEQERETVAKTQKKLLEFSNTLFSIDRTASSNVDLYDLMDGWCDSEEYPMQIGRKLELGSWFMKQINTALTNGRMKLISSDLIVLYHLMKDHFHRFPRFIHLIFEQLDKGKVDILDNDSFKLLLKMAVHNTKLLNSYLIDVDTTIWKDLNRIVDNWKITDRFHIEGLLQSCRFQPLHGTATSFQTSLSLDTLSILGISSRERLSNAAEYSHHLNQNMSQYFNVVKGFNFQLRGPILELMNDLKRWKPADFDNLLIMYLKKFIQPTLSLDYSADLKLILKLIVDDLIDLSQVLSVFVDATQNKLDEFSSDSSKRLHWDLLFGQDLDLDDHEYFLTCFYRRKYRESHTKDYYEILLTFLQSETPNSLTHSASAGQDVEMGAVDDIVPVDVMNSLHELANVSVVTPLESPRRNNNSMAKERKYSPDIVDSIWCLVALHMDIFIELFYKGGRELDGGEICRFFFQGVLKLRYGSDEDTLSYVDELIKNLNYYNLHVCQWLFKDLIENEFDKVENDEYELNCKIAKVILNILSRVKESKPLKDIYLIGELFEFVSDKYKLRILSNCEDLFLGSDSFPKFAIAGAEGESNMTQYLTNIISSCSRLKDYEAMVIPMSDALVFSLNLSLEKLIYYCHGLEHKKKISADDRRCVAGAVKLISKIVLIHKNFLVELILKRSVNLQRDVLLMNLLKLFKTRLMDRDLRLKNLLHDILISIKVLISESVSLQYQKQQQQQQPQQQQQQKQKKTSVGNMTSPISKPTPSSSFLSPSGESQSPLSPQSDNKTKTPASNIPAWRTAMAIDPPSVNNRLKFLLSKFYLRDALETPDSNYYLVDEQSGQMAKYHFRRFDMIEDASPYESLNNSCLSLQLFDCSIERKNPK, from the exons ATGGCCAA TACCAGACTATCTACAACTGCTATCAATGATGCTGCTAACCGAACATCTTCGTCCTTTGTATACCCAGATTTTCGTATCTGGAAACATACAGCTTGTGATGATACAAGGATGAGAAATCACCTTCAGAAGGGGTACTTTGAGACCCCCATAGTCACTAACGAGTGCCATTCTGGCCGTCAGGTCATAATCCAGCTTCTTCACAAGGCTGATAATATAACCAAAAGCATTGATCGCTCTTCACTCAACAACTCAGTGCTAGCTGAAAAGATAGTCCATGCTAAGATGTCGACTTTGAGTGATGCCATGATTAGAACTTTGAGGGAAAGACGCAATATCAACAAGATTCGTGGAAAATCCACCTATAAACCTCCTCCAAGAGTTACTCTCACTGAACATAAGCGTGACATGTGGCTCAAAAATCTTGCTAACTCTGCCATTCCTCTTAGACAACTTTCGAAAGCGATCCCTCATGGTCTTCGAAACAAATCGTTGTTTGAACAGTGCTTCAACCACAATATCCCTATAGCCAGGGCCATCTGGCTTATAAAGTGCGTTTCCAGCAACGAACAGAGGCAATTGAAGCGAAAGGCCGGTAAGGGTAACTTCTTTGGTGCAATTACACTCACCAATAGATGGATTGTTGAATGGACAGATCAGGTCTGTAGCTATTTGGAGCAGATCTATCTCAGCTGTTTTACCCCCAAGTTCAAGGACTCCTGGAATCAAAGGTTTGATTACGCTCTCAGATTATCTACCAATCTTTATTTACAGGAGTTGTTGAATCAAGAGACTTTTCTTGCTTGGATGGTTAACTATATGGGTAGAATTACATCCAAAAAGGAGCTGTCTATACAAGATTTCCGTACTCTTTCGTTGCATTATCATATCATTCGTCTTTTTTGGTTTAAACTCCTCAAGATTGATTATCTCGCCAAAGAGTTAGGTGAAAATATGCTTTTGATAGTGGCCAAATTATATGAATTGCCTCGAAATGACAAGTACGACGAGCTGGTCATTAAAATGTCCTCACAGTTCCAGTATCTTATCAAGTATCTTTTCTATTACAATTCGGACAACTTCATCATTCCTAACAATTGGTACTACTTGAGGTCTCATCTCAAGAGACTATTGGATATGAATATCGGTTGTGTCACTGAACAATTCAAATTGATCACTTACAGAAATGAGTCGCTTATGATTGATGAGACtgatagaaagagaaatcaatCATCTAACTCTTATTGCTACAATAAGGCTTCTCAGATCGTGTACAAATTGGACAACTACGGCTCTTCCGAGCTTAATTTGAGGGATCTTTGCCAATCAATCTTCACCGACACCAGCGGTGACTGGAAGGGACTTCTCAGCATGGCCCTTCACTGGGCAATTACTATAGATAGGGAGATATACACAGATTATCAACGCATTAGTTTGACTTGCTcgattcttcaaataagACTTTATGAAGCCTCTCAATTAAAACCGAAGAGATTTAAGCAGGCGAAGTTAGAATTGGAAGTGGAAATCACAGAGTTTGTATACGAGATGGCAAACACGCTGAACTATTCCACGTCTACTGAACTTCCGGCATGTAGTTACAGTCTTGCTAACTTTCTGGTTTTGGTGAATAGGCTATTCCAAATGGATTTGTTTGTTGTATCTTCATACTTAAGGAGACTGATCGCTTCGGGCGTAATCTATCTCTCTGAACCAGATAAATCATGCTATATCCATCTTCTGATTCTACATTCATTACCTGCCTTCAAAGATTCTAATGTCAGTAACATTCTTAAGAGACTATCTGATACTACCAACATCAAAGTACCTTCAGAACAGGAAAGAGAGACGGTAGCCAAAACCCAAAAGAAGCTCCTAGAATTTTCTAATACGCTATTCTCTATCGACAGAACTGCCTCCTCTAATGTTGATCTTTATGATCTCATGGATGGTTGGTGTGACTCAGAAGAATATCCGATGCAAATTGGTCGGAAACTCGAGCTTGGCTCTTGGTTCATGAAGCAAATCAACACAGCGCTTACTAACGGTCGCATGAAGCTTATCTCTTCTGATTTGATTGTCTTATATCATCTCATGAAGGACCATTTTCATAGGTTTCCAAGATTTATACACTTGATATTTGAACAGCTGGATAAAGGTAAAGTGGATATCCTTGACAATGATTCATTCAAATTGCTTCTAAAGATGGCTGTTCACAATACCAAGCTTCTTAATAGTTACCTCATTGATGTGGATACTACTATATGGAAAGATCTCAATAGAATTGTGGATAATTGGAAGATCACCGACAGATTTCACATTGAAGGACTTCTACAATCATGCCGTTTTCAGCCTCTGCATGGCACTGctacttctttccaaacgtctctttctttggacACCCTTTCAATCCTGGGAATAAGCTCAAGGGAAAGGCTCTCAAACGCGGCTGAGTATTCTCACCACCTCAATCAGAACATGTCGCAGTATTTCAATGTGGTTAAAGGCTTCAACTTTCAATTGAGAGGTCCTATTCTTGAGTTAATGAACGATTTGAAACGATGGAAGCCAGCGGATTTTGACAATCTCTTGATAATgtatttgaaaaagttcATACAGCCTACACTTTCTTTGGATTACAGTGCTGacttgaagttgatattgaagttgattgtGGATGATTTAATTGATCTCTCCCAGGTTTTAAGCGTGTTTGTTGATGCTACTCAAAATAAGTTGGACGAGTTCTCTTCCGACAGCAGTAAGAGACTTCACTGGGACTTACTTTTTGGGCAGGATCTAGATTTGGACGACCACGAGTACTTTCTGACATGTTTCTATCGTAGAAAGTATAGGGAATCTCATACGAAGGACTATTACGAGATATTACTGACGTTTCTACAGAGCGAGACTCCCAACTCTCTAACGCACTCTGCAAGCGCGGGACAGGACGTCGAAATGGGCGCTGTCGATGATATTGTACCTGTCGATGTGATGAACTCGCTGCACGAGCTGGCGAACGTTTCGGTGGTTACACCTTTGGAAAGCCCACGTAGAAATAACAACTCTATGGCAAAGGAGCGGAAGTACAGTCCGGATATTGTCGATTCAATCTGGTGCCTTGTTGCCTTACATATGGATATATTCATTGAGTTGTTCTATAAAGGTGGTAGAGAACTTGATGGTGGAGAAATTTGCcggttcttctttcaaggAGTACTCAAGTTAAGATATGGTTCAGACGAGGACACGTTGAGTTATGTGGATGAACTGATTAAAAACTTAAATTATTACAACTTACATGTTTGTCAGTGGTTGTTCAAGGATCTTATAGAGAACGAATTTGATAAGGTAGAGAATGACGAGTATGAACTTAACTGCAAGATCGCAAAAGTGATTTTAAACATCCTATCTCGTGTTAAGGAATCCAAGCCATTGAAGGATATCTACTTAATTGGCGAGTTATTCGAGTTTGTCTCAGATAAGTACAAGTTGAGAATTTTGTCGAACTGTGAGGACTTATTCTTAGGATCAGATAGTTTTCCAAAATTTGCTATTGCTGGTGCTGAGGGAGAGTCGAACATGACACAGTATTTGACGAACATTATTTCTAGTTGCTCAAGATTAAAGGATTACGAGGCTATGGTTATTCCTATGAGTGATGCACTAGTATTTTCGTTGAATTTGTCgttggagaagttgatatATTATTGCCATGGATTGGAgcacaagaagaagatcagcGCCGATGACCGTAGATGTGTAGCCGGGGCGGTCAAACTGATTTCGAAAATTGTATTGATCCACAAGAACTTCTTAGTGGaattgattttgaaaagatctGTGAACTTGCAGCGGGATGTCTTGCTAATGAACTTGCTGAAGTTGTTTAAGACGAGACTTATGGATAGGGATCTCCGTTTAAAGAATTTATTGCACGACATTCTCATTTCTATCAAAGTTCTGATTTCGGAATCCGTCTCACTACAGTatcagaagcagcagcagcagcaacaaccacaacagcaacagcaacaaaaacagaaaaagaCTTCTGTTGGAAATATGACATCTCCAATTTCCAAACCTacaccatcttcttcatttctttctcccTCTGGTGAATCCCAATCACCCCTGTCACCTCAGAGCGACAACAAAACCAAAACTCCTGCAAGTAACATTCCGGCTTGGAGGACTGCTATGGCAATTGATCCACCTAGTGTCAACAACCGTCTGAAGTTCTTGCTATCCAAATTCTACTTGAGAGATGCTCTTGAAACCCCAGATTCAAACTACTACTTGGTGGACGAGCAGTCGGGACAGATGGCCAAGTACCACTTCCGGCGGTTCGATATGATCGAGGATGCCAGCCCTTACGAATCGCTGAACAATTCCTGTCTCAGCTTGCAATTGTTCGACTGCTCgatagagagaaagaacccTAAGTGA
- the HSV2 gene encoding Phosphatidylinositol 3,5-bisphosphate-binding protein (BUSCO:EOG093436TX~EggNog:ENOG41), with product MNTHKPLGYEHNLSESKLLNAAFNQDQSCFAICHESGFRVYNTDPMELRMKRNFSSSRQNSGIGLITMLYRTNYVALVGGGKQPRYPVNKLCIWDDLKKRPSMFLEFMSPILNALMTRIRIIVVLRNQVLVHAFESRPRLLGSYETYDNDNGACDLSINERNSILAFPSRSVGQIQLVDISPGNQDRNLISIIKAHRAKIQSLCMSNLGNMVASASETGTLIRIHDTANCALMFEFRRGLDKAIVTSMKFSPDDSKLAVLSDKNTLHVYSLRERLGMEGIDSGKNQAHFLKGFPMMPKYFKSTWSFASKDVGRREDLVNDFGVIGWSDNESIIILWKMKGIWEKYVMVDTMGDQGRKWEIVREGWRRLYE from the coding sequence ATGAATACCCACAAGCCTTTGGGATATGAACACAATTTATCGGAATCCAAGTTATTGAATGCGGCGTTCAACCAGGATCAGTCTTGTTTTGCCATTTGCCATGAATCAGGGTTTCGTGTCTATAATACGGATCCCATGGAGCTACGAATGAAGAGGAACTTCAGTTCATCCCGTCAAAATAGCGGTATTGGACTCATCACGATGCTTTATCGAACCAATTATGTGGCTCTTGTTGGCGGTGGCAAACAGCCGCGATATCCCGTCAACAAACTCTGTATATGGGACGATCTCAAGAAAAGGCCATCGATGTTTTTAGAGTTTATGAGTCCCATATTGAATGCATTGATGACTCGGATCCGCATTATTGTTGTCCTACGTAATCAGGTGCTTGTCCATGCCTTTGAGAGCCGTCCCAGGCTTCTTGGCAGCTATGAAACGTACGATAATGATAACGGCGCATGTGACTTATCGATAAACGAGCGGAACAGTATACTCGCATTTCCTAGTAGATCAGTGGGGCAGATTCAGTTGGTAGATATCTCCCCAGGGAATCAGGACAGGAACCTTATTTCGATAATTAAGGCGCATAGGGCGAAGATTCAATCACTATGCATGTCCAATCTGGGTAACATGGTGGCCAGTGCCAGTGAGACAGGCACTTTAATAAGGATACATGATACTGCCAACTGTGCGTTGATGTTTGAGTTTCGAAGGGGTCTTGATAAGGCTATAGTTACTAGCATGAAGTTTTCTCCGGATGATTCCAAATTGGCAGTTCTTAGTGATAAGAATACTTTACACGTATACAGTTTAAGGGAGAGATTAGGGATGGAAGGAATTGATTCTGGAAAGAACCAGGcgcatttcttgaagggATTTCCGATGATGCCAAAGTATTTCAAGTCTACTTGGTCATTCGCATCGAAGGATGTTGGTCGAAGAGAGGATTTGGTCAATGACTTTGGAGTGATTGGCTGGTCAGATAATGAGAGTATTATCATATTGTGGAAAATGAAAGGAATCTGGGAGAAGTACGTAATGGTGGACACTATGGGAGATCAGGGAAGGAAGTGGGAGATTGTTAGAGAAGGATGGAGAAGGCTTTATGAGTAA